In Miscanthus floridulus cultivar M001 chromosome 19, ASM1932011v1, whole genome shotgun sequence, the DNA window AAGTGATTTATTATATATGCGCTGCTTTCCATTACGATGAAGTAATAAGGTGCCCGTCTGTCCATCCCATCCTTTAAACGGTAATTGCCGTAGTGCCTTCATTTTCCCGTCTCGTACGTACGGTACGTCTAAAGAACAGCGACACCCGCGCGTCAGCCACTGGTGCAAAGGTGCCACGATATGAAGCATCAAGGCCCAGCTGATTTTTCCAATGGAATCGTGTCTGCCTCGTGCATGTCGACGACGCTGTCGACACGCAGTTTACATCAGCGTGGTTGGCGGCGTCGGTGTTCACAGCTCTGTATCCGCACTTATAAATGTTCGTACCGACAGCCCGGCACAAAGCACGACATCTTGGCCTGGCATGGGCCCAGCCCAGCCCGGCACAACATTTAGACATAGGCCCGGTGGCAGCCCAGTCACCTCCGCACCCTGCTAAGAGCCCACCGCTCCCCAACCCTAAGTCCTAACTCATTTCCCCCTCCCTTTCCCACCCCGCCGCACTCTCCCTCTTGGCTCTCGCTCGCACTCATGAATCCCGCAAGTCTCCCTCTCAGCCCTCTCTGCTCGTGGCCCCGCACTCCCCATCCGCTCCGACTCATAGAGCGCCGCGCCGCTCTACCGCGTAACCTGCAGGCGCTCGCTACCTTCTTCTTTCCCTGCGGGCCGCGGCTGGCCGCGCCCTTCTTCCCTACCTGTATCAGCTCCGCCCTACAGCCTGATCCGTGGCGCCATGCCGTCATGCGTCACCGGCGTGCCACGCCGCCGCCCCTTCACCACCCACGCCCCACCTGGAGGTGACGCCGCCGCCTCCGTTCATCTCTCGTCGAGCTGCTGGGCAGACACGGCCTACTAAGACGCTTGGGCTTTTCAGGCCGGCCTGGCCTGAAAAATGGCTCCATAGGCCGTGCCGGTCCGGGCCGGCCCATTGGCCACATCTACTTCCGCAGTCCGCTCCACGGCTGGGACACATGGACGGTGTTGCCGTGGCGACTGGCGGAAGGCTGACCACGAAACCGCGGTGCTTCCGGCTTCCGCGACGCCGTGTCTGAAATCATGGTGCCGGGTTGTTGGCGCGACGCCTGTCTGCTGCATCGCGCGTGTAGTCGTCACGGGGAGCTTTCGTGGTCCACGTCCACGCGCTCACGAGCAGACCGAAATGGCTTTCGTGGCCCAGTGCTGTTGTAAATAATCTCGCTGGAGACTGGACCACTAACGTTCTTTACCATTTTCCCCTTTGTCCTTTTCTTTTACTAAAAAAAAGATGCCCCTTCTCTTCTTTTATTGGGAAAAAGCTACGACGTTCCTTAGCTTGCAAgtttcaaccccccccccccccccccccccccccaccccccacccccaccccccacgAGAGCCCGCCGGCTCGACGACCTTGCTGCCCTAAAAGCTAAGCAAGCTCGCAGGTCGAAACCCTTTATTTTAATCAAATTACAATACACACAAATACTCACATAGTTGCATATACACTTATTATCTCTACATTTTCATACTCTACTCCTATAACCATCTCTAAAACACAAAGCCTGCAAATTTTGAGGCTGATGAAATCATCACAAACACTTCGCTGTCCACGGATAGCCACCTAAAGAATAGTGTCATCATCCTACTCCTATGAGCACATTAAAAAAAAGTCTGTATTCCCGTGTTACGTGGGGCAAGCAATAGTAGAGGCGCGATCACCGTGGCCAGATCAAGACCGTGAGTTTTAGTGGGGAGGCTTCAGTCAGGGCCACGTTTAGTTCGGTGTCCGATTCGGCGCCGCCAAATTCAGGGAGCTACAGTACTTttccgtttttatttggtaataattgtccaaacattgactaattaggctcaaaacgttcgtctcataaagtacaaccaaactgtgcaattagtttttgatttcatcaacatttagtactccatgtatgtaccacaagtttgatgtgacggggaatcttctttttgcatagtatcaAAATTGGGAATTtgatggaactaaacagggcccagATCTAGCATGCAACAGAGTGCAACGAAGGCCCGGTGGTAGCTTGAAGTGCGTGCCCAAAGACACGGCACCAGCTTGTAGCAGCAGGGTCCGTGTCGCCGTCCGGCCGCACGTACTCCACTCCACTCCACCTATATATACTTCCGTGGGGGTTCCTCCAGCTAACCAGGCATATAAACTCAGTTATGAATGCGCTAGTTCATACTGGCCCTCCCTCTGCGCGCGGAAGATCGTTCGATTTCACATGGCCGATCGAGGATATTCCACCCTGACCAAGCTCGGCTTGGGCGCCCTGACCTTCAACTCGGCGCTCGCCATCTACAACTCCTGGGGTGACGCCGGCTCCGTGGCGTTCGTGCTCGGCGCGGACGCAGCGCTCGTGCTGCTCTTCCTCTGCCTCCGTGAGTTTGAGCGGGGCGGCGGCCGGGGCAGGGATGCCAAGGTGAAAGCCGCGGTGTGGGCGCTCACCACGCTGCTCACGGCCATGTTCGCCTCGAGGGTAGCACCGCTCATGCCGCCGGCCGTGGCCGCGGTGGTCTGGCTCTTGGCCGTCGCCACGGCCGTAGGAGGGTTCTGGGCGTTTTtccttaattaaataattaatgcTTTGGAGACAGTCGATGTCAGTCTGCGTTTCGCTGCCGGGCGTGTTCATTTCCTTTTTTGCTTCCTGCACTTTCTTTGTATTGTTTCCCAGTTCGTCACTTTGAATAAAATCTGCCTTCGAGTTTGCGCTGCTGGCAGAGAGTGGCCATCTGCTTCTACCCCGTTGACCACCGCTCGTACTCGCCTCAGCGTGTGCTTGATTTGAGACATGGTAGGACGGAACGGTCTTGTCCCTGATTTTTTTGGCTGGACAAATCTGTTCTGCGTTTGGTTGAGATATTTTTTGTTTATTCGGTAGAATATGGCCATGGTTCACGCCGCCGAGCTTTAGTCACGTCAACGTTACGTCGACAGTCACATAATTTGTAGCCTCCAATCTCATGACGccaagacgtgttacctcggtgATGTAGGGCACGACGTTGAGAAAAGGATCCAAAGCTAAATTTACATCGTCCAGTGGTGTAAACATgaattttgacaaaaaaaaaaagggcCAAATTTGCACACAAAAAAAATTGGGCCAAATAGGGGTATATTCCACTCGAAAATGGTTCCGTCCCTAATAGTCCTCAAACATCATAAAAATAGGATCAATTCATTCCATCATCCTCTATTCGTCCATCTCCAGAACCAAACACATACTAA includes these proteins:
- the LOC136529247 gene encoding uncharacterized protein; this encodes MADRGYSTLTKLGLGALTFNSALAIYNSWGDAGSVAFVLGADAALVLLFLCLREFERGGGRGRDAKVKAAVWALTTLLTAMFASRVAPLMPPAVAAVVWLLAVATAVGGFWAFFLN